The sequence below is a genomic window from Nitrospirota bacterium.
CCCAGGACTATACCCTCGGCCTGTCCTACAAGGTGAGCCCGACCCTGGATGCCAATGCGAGCGGCGGTATCTCTCTTACGGAGATCGACGATACCGGCAGGAGGAGCACGGGCTTTACCGGCGGCGTCAGCCTGACGAAGCGGTACGAGAGGGGTGCTGCTACCGTCGGGTTCAGACAGGCGGTAATTTCGGGGGTCAGTGACGGGGAGCCGCTCAGAAGCCAGGCGTACACGTTCCGGGTCACGAGAGAGCTGGCTGAGCGGTGGAAGGGGGGAGTATTCCTTTCCTTCACCAAGTACAAATCCCTCGAGACAGCCTCCCGCAAGACCGACGAGCTGCGCGCCGGGGGAGACCTGTCATACCGTATCCTGCCGTGGGCGGATGCGGCGCTCTCATACTCCTATGCCCGGCTCGATGACAAGATAAATGACAGCGGTGATTATTACAATCATATCGTCCTCTTCACCGTGAGGGTTTCCTACGAGAGGAAGATGCAGTTCTAAAGGCTGCAGCCCCTTGCAGAGGGAAGAAAACGGTGCTATGTAGTATGAGACGGCTGCGCCACGGCAGCCGGAGAGTATGGCCTTCGATGCCTCGAAAAGGCAGGGGAGAAATGGAAGACGGTGCGAATAACATCGATCATGAGCGCTGCTGGTATGCGCTCCGTGTACGCTCCCGGCATGAATTCGTCACCTGCGAGGAGCTTTGCAAGAAGGGAATACCCGCCTATCTCCCTTCTCTGAAGAGGTGGCGGCAGTGGAAGGACCGCAAGCGGCTCGTCGAGTTCCCCCTCTTCCCCGGCTATCTGTTCGTCCGGTGTGCGGCCCATTCCGGGGACTATACCGGCGCCCTCAAGACCAGGGGGGCGGTCTCTTTTGTCTGCAGTCAACGACAGCCGGCCTCGATCTCTCCGGAGGAGATGAACTCCCTGAAGCTCATGGTCGAGAGCGAGCAGGAGCTGAATGTCTTTCCGCATCTTACCGAGGGAACCCGGGTGAGGATCGTGAAGGGTCCGCTGAAGGGAGCCGAGGGGGTGCTCGAGAAGAAGGGGCCTCATTTCACCTTTCTCGTCAACATCGTTCTCCTCAGCAAGAGCGTCGGTGTCACGATCTGCGCAGACGAGGTCGAGGCGATCTAAGCTCCGGGCTTCAGACTCCCCATTTGTACTCGAGGTACTTTCTGACCTGACGATACCCCTCTTCAAAAAGGTACTGCTTT
It includes:
- a CDS encoding UpxY family transcription antiterminator; translation: MEDGANNIDHERCWYALRVRSRHEFVTCEELCKKGIPAYLPSLKRWRQWKDRKRLVEFPLFPGYLFVRCAAHSGDYTGALKTRGAVSFVCSQRQPASISPEEMNSLKLMVESEQELNVFPHLTEGTRVRIVKGPLKGAEGVLEKKGPHFTFLVNIVLLSKSVGVTICADEVEAI